One part of the Dyadobacter sp. 676 genome encodes these proteins:
- a CDS encoding 4-hydroxy-3-methylbut-2-enyl diphosphate reductase, which yields MKTFNIPDFYRSRIITPIKEFRRKNDKLKRDYSPTLLDFGPVQFLIARHFGFCYGVENAIDIAYKAIAENPGKRIFLLSEMIHNPDVNRDLVERGVQFIMDTKGNQLIGWEQLTAEDIVIVPAFGTTVENQQKLSELGVNAYVYDTTCPFVEKVWNRAAQIGEKDYTIVVHGKPNHEETRATFSHSKENAPTVVVENMKQAQVLAEYMTGARPAPQFFEDFKNQYSEGFDPEKDLQRIGVVNQTTMLASDTQGIADYLKNVMIRHYSLRPEQVEDRFANTRDTLCYATNDNQDATYALLTHDADLVVVAGGYNSSNTSHLVELCEQKFPTYFIESVNKILDRQLIRHFDLHKKEEIVTENYIPTKTPVRIMLTCGASCPDAVVEGILVRLLSFFEAAKPIEEVMEAF from the coding sequence ATGAAAACTTTCAATATCCCCGATTTTTACCGGAGCCGCATTATCACGCCGATCAAGGAATTCCGACGTAAGAACGACAAGCTGAAAAGGGATTATTCGCCCACGCTGCTCGACTTCGGACCGGTACAGTTCCTCATCGCGCGCCATTTCGGCTTTTGTTACGGGGTGGAAAATGCGATCGACATTGCTTACAAGGCCATCGCCGAAAACCCTGGCAAGCGGATCTTCCTTTTGAGTGAAATGATCCACAATCCGGACGTGAACCGGGACCTGGTGGAACGCGGCGTGCAGTTTATCATGGATACGAAAGGCAACCAGCTCATCGGCTGGGAGCAGCTTACGGCAGAGGATATTGTAATTGTCCCAGCATTTGGTACCACGGTGGAAAATCAGCAGAAACTGTCGGAACTCGGAGTGAATGCGTATGTGTACGACACGACCTGCCCGTTTGTGGAGAAAGTCTGGAACCGTGCGGCACAAATCGGGGAGAAGGATTATACAATCGTGGTTCATGGAAAGCCCAATCACGAAGAAACCCGGGCTACATTCTCACACAGCAAGGAAAATGCCCCGACCGTCGTGGTCGAGAATATGAAGCAGGCACAGGTTCTCGCTGAATATATGACAGGTGCAAGGCCGGCTCCGCAGTTTTTTGAGGATTTCAAAAACCAATATTCCGAAGGCTTTGACCCCGAAAAGGATTTGCAGCGCATCGGCGTCGTGAACCAGACGACCATGCTGGCGTCCGATACGCAAGGCATTGCCGACTACCTCAAAAATGTAATGATCCGCCATTACAGCCTGCGCCCGGAGCAGGTAGAGGACCGCTTTGCGAACACGCGTGACACCCTGTGCTACGCGACCAACGATAATCAGGACGCTACCTATGCATTGCTCACGCATGACGCCGATCTGGTGGTCGTTGCGGGTGGGTATAATAGCTCGAACACCTCCCATTTAGTCGAGCTCTGTGAACAGAAGTTCCCGACTTATTTTATCGAATCAGTGAATAAAATACTGGACAGGCAACTGATCCGCCATTTTGACCTGCACAAAAAGGAGGAAATCGTGACGGAAAATTATATTCCGACAAAAACTCCCGTGCGTATCATGCTCACGTGCGGCGCGTCGTGCCCGGATGCGGTGGTGGAAGGGATTCTCGTTCGGCTGCTTTCATTTTTCGAAGCGGCGAAGCCGATCGAGGAGGTAATGGAGGCATTCTGA
- a CDS encoding acyl-CoA dehydrogenase family protein, with protein MSVAAVNQASIKGGEFLIKETLANQIFIPEEFNEEQRMIAETCRDFLSKEVWPRLDEIDEAKSPALISGLMDKAGELGLLGTAVPEEFGGFGMNFNTSMLVAEATGAGNSFSVALSAHTGIGTLPIVYYGNEEQKRKYLPKLASGEWKAAYCLTEPDSGSDANSGKTRAKLSSDGTHYVINGQKMWITNGGFADVFIVFAKIEENGETDKNLTAFIIEKSFGGITMNEPEHKMGIKGSDTRQLFFNDCQVPVENMLSERGNGFKIAVNILNIGRIKLAAAALGGAKRVASQAIRYANERKQFGTAIANFGAIKHKLAEMAVQMFATESAAYRVGQNIDDLIQAFKEKGISDAEAKLKALEEFAIECAIMKVHGSEVLDFVVDEGVQVYGGMGFSADAPMDRAYRDSRINRIFEGTNEINRLLVIDMLLKRAMKGQLDLMGPAMAVGKDILSIPDFSTDEDESLFAAEKKVIKNLKKAALMIAGAAVQKFMMKLSEEQEIIMNLADMVIEIYVAESVLLRVEKRIGLQGEDANALHRDMALVYLHRTVEKVNNAGRAAITSFAESDELRVMLMGLKRFTKIEPMNLKDARRRIAAGLIVRNDYVF; from the coding sequence ATGTCCGTTGCAGCAGTAAACCAGGCATCCATTAAAGGAGGCGAATTCCTGATCAAGGAAACGCTCGCGAACCAGATTTTTATTCCGGAAGAATTCAATGAAGAGCAGCGTATGATCGCTGAGACCTGCCGTGATTTCCTTTCGAAGGAGGTATGGCCGCGTCTGGATGAAATCGATGAGGCGAAAAGTCCTGCATTGATCTCAGGGCTCATGGACAAGGCCGGCGAACTGGGATTGCTCGGAACGGCCGTTCCGGAAGAATTTGGAGGTTTCGGAATGAATTTCAATACTTCGATGCTTGTAGCCGAGGCTACGGGAGCTGGAAACTCGTTTTCGGTGGCGCTGTCGGCGCATACGGGCATCGGAACATTGCCGATCGTTTACTATGGAAACGAGGAGCAAAAACGTAAATACCTGCCGAAGCTGGCTTCCGGCGAATGGAAAGCGGCTTACTGCCTCACTGAGCCGGATTCAGGCTCGGACGCGAACTCGGGGAAAACCAGGGCTAAATTGAGCAGCGATGGAACACATTACGTGATCAACGGACAAAAGATGTGGATCACGAACGGCGGTTTCGCCGACGTGTTCATTGTTTTTGCCAAGATCGAGGAGAATGGTGAAACAGATAAAAACCTGACGGCCTTCATCATCGAAAAATCGTTTGGCGGTATTACGATGAACGAGCCCGAGCACAAAATGGGCATCAAAGGGTCGGATACGCGGCAGCTGTTTTTCAACGACTGCCAGGTGCCGGTGGAGAATATGCTTTCCGAAAGGGGCAATGGCTTTAAAATAGCGGTTAATATCCTCAATATCGGTCGGATCAAGCTGGCCGCGGCTGCATTGGGCGGCGCGAAGCGTGTGGCTTCGCAGGCGATTCGATATGCCAACGAACGCAAGCAGTTCGGTACCGCTATTGCCAATTTTGGTGCTATCAAACATAAACTGGCCGAAATGGCGGTACAGATGTTCGCGACGGAATCGGCCGCCTACCGCGTGGGTCAAAATATAGATGACTTGATCCAGGCCTTCAAAGAGAAGGGAATAAGCGATGCGGAAGCGAAATTGAAGGCCCTGGAAGAATTTGCGATCGAGTGTGCGATTATGAAAGTGCACGGCTCGGAAGTGCTGGATTTTGTAGTGGACGAAGGCGTGCAGGTGTACGGAGGGATGGGTTTTTCGGCGGATGCGCCTATGGATCGTGCCTATCGCGACAGCCGGATCAACCGGATTTTCGAAGGTACCAACGAGATTAACCGCCTGCTGGTGATAGATATGCTTTTGAAACGTGCTATGAAGGGCCAGCTTGACTTAATGGGCCCGGCGATGGCGGTAGGAAAAGATATACTGTCGATACCCGATTTCAGCACCGACGAAGATGAATCCCTGTTCGCGGCTGAAAAAAAGGTCATTAAAAACCTGAAAAAGGCCGCTCTGATGATCGCGGGAGCGGCGGTGCAGAAGTTTATGATGAAACTTTCTGAGGAACAGGAGATTATTATGAACCTCGCCGATATGGTCATTGAAATTTACGTAGCCGAATCGGTGTTATTGAGGGTAGAAAAGCGCATTGGATTGCAGGGGGAAGACGCGAATGCATTACACAGGGATATGGCGCTTGTTTACCTGCACCGCACGGTTGAAAAGGTAAATAACGCCGGTCGGGCCGCGATTACCAGCTTTGCGGAAAGCGACGAACTGAGAGTAATGCTGATGGGGCTGAAAAGATTTACGAAAATCGAGCCGATGAACCTGAAAGATGCCCGCCGCCGCATTGCCGCCGGGCTGATCGTCCGAAACGATTACGTCTTTTAA
- a CDS encoding putative Ig domain-containing protein, whose amino-acid sequence MLNSTRVFKFFTRISLLLALLAVTCRTSAQNQQRTTEIDTQRYLALMLLNLTDPDNIGPEPDLIRSAREFGLNAVYITIPWDKVYYSSPTETPQWAKYDQQIKIATDLGMKVALRIHLGRHSTRIKGFWEVSDSQFSHSNKPMLSGYQDTFFGFDNQPILDKGVAFVKEVMTRYRHLQTEKKLLYVSVTCTGTQEGEYAGGLIENGKENAAVYDYSPSMVKGFKDFVKGKYKKIERINFLWGMTFKSFDEANPPATAWEPNLSFRQRYGKDWYIYRHMMLKRFTEQMVSAVKGVDPNIKYVSDYGSVFDSQSASRGTLGFRNLNEKTDGIKVNDNLASHDHRWSVDILKSDAPPGFITANELFVSSYLDNAAHMKQINENFEHGANVVAVVISQKEQMARAEGFLRQGAVTWLNKPMTPIVYADSVSYRLSAATEKGGAQGVIYDEWAKRAYADPAKPRPVRIRLIEDILSPSYWEDASNYMPYVFRPVPMQIIPVNKDFEYRLPIDTFSDVDGTVVRVEVGALPAWLRYENGVLRGRPTTLGDYRISVKGIDDEGGSAEAFFTIRVDTRENANKPPTVDANFSNQLVAVDKPFTITIPKTAFTDADGQITKVEASELPSWLSFSNGVLSGTPNKLGDYRIILKAYDDLNAFVETYFTIKVVEPQFLNAPPFATSTLPVKYAQVNMPFNYILPTNLFGDPDGYISSVTVQNRPSWLNFALNQFSGTPSEEGEYRLIIRAYDNAGAYVEIPLILLVQTPELRFELVQAGSKVDQRVIRRLSGDDVIPYDSLPPALNMYAYGNFEYDKVSFDLAGPYRRKATTAIFPYALYEDASGFAPYVGRYTLTVTAFKDDSAVVTNSIEFGISAGDKADITKNMEDWAFYPNPAESIVNIKLPQYQPGDSLTWEIVTTAGKRMPLAGSQIKVSDSLVNLDLDALGLSSGTYFIRIENNGEFVKQFRIFKK is encoded by the coding sequence ATGCTCAATTCTACGCGTGTATTTAAGTTTTTTACCAGGATTTCCCTATTGCTGGCCTTATTGGCGGTGACTTGCCGGACGTCGGCGCAAAATCAGCAGCGAACGACGGAGATCGATACCCAGCGCTATCTGGCGCTGATGCTCCTGAACCTTACCGATCCGGACAACATCGGTCCCGAGCCGGACCTGATCCGCTCGGCCAGGGAGTTCGGGCTCAATGCTGTTTACATTACTATTCCCTGGGACAAAGTTTATTACAGTTCCCCGACCGAAACGCCGCAATGGGCGAAGTACGATCAGCAAATCAAAATCGCAACCGACCTGGGCATGAAAGTCGCATTGCGCATTCACCTCGGTCGGCACAGCACGCGTATCAAAGGCTTTTGGGAGGTTTCGGACAGCCAGTTCAGTCATTCCAACAAGCCGATGCTAAGCGGCTATCAGGATACTTTTTTCGGCTTCGATAATCAGCCTATTCTCGATAAGGGAGTTGCCTTTGTGAAAGAGGTGATGACCCGCTACAGGCACCTGCAGACGGAGAAAAAATTACTTTACGTATCAGTGACCTGCACGGGCACACAGGAAGGCGAGTATGCGGGCGGTTTGATCGAGAACGGCAAGGAAAACGCGGCTGTGTACGATTATTCGCCTTCCATGGTGAAGGGCTTCAAGGATTTTGTTAAAGGAAAATATAAAAAAATCGAGCGGATTAATTTTCTCTGGGGGATGACCTTCAAATCGTTCGATGAGGCCAATCCGCCAGCAACCGCCTGGGAGCCGAACCTTTCTTTCCGCCAGCGCTATGGTAAGGACTGGTACATTTACCGGCATATGATGCTCAAAAGATTTACGGAGCAGATGGTCAGTGCGGTCAAAGGGGTCGATCCCAATATCAAATATGTGTCGGATTACGGCTCGGTATTCGACTCGCAGTCGGCCTCGCGGGGCACGTTGGGTTTCCGTAACCTGAATGAAAAGACAGATGGTATCAAGGTTAACGACAACCTTGCTTCGCACGACCACCGCTGGTCGGTGGATATCCTCAAAAGCGACGCGCCCCCGGGTTTTATTACGGCTAACGAACTGTTTGTGAGTTCGTATCTCGACAATGCGGCCCATATGAAGCAGATTAACGAGAATTTCGAGCACGGTGCCAATGTCGTGGCGGTGGTGATCTCGCAAAAAGAGCAGATGGCCCGTGCGGAAGGCTTTTTGCGCCAGGGCGCCGTCACCTGGCTGAATAAACCCATGACCCCGATCGTGTATGCCGATTCGGTGTCGTATCGCTTGTCGGCTGCTACTGAAAAAGGCGGGGCGCAAGGTGTGATTTACGACGAATGGGCCAAACGCGCCTATGCCGACCCGGCAAAGCCCAGGCCGGTGCGTATCCGGTTGATCGAAGATATATTGTCGCCCAGCTATTGGGAGGATGCGTCCAACTACATGCCTTACGTATTCAGGCCGGTACCGATGCAAATTATTCCGGTGAATAAGGATTTTGAATATCGGCTCCCTATCGACACGTTTTCCGATGTGGACGGGACGGTCGTACGCGTGGAAGTAGGCGCATTGCCCGCCTGGTTGCGCTATGAAAACGGAGTTTTGCGGGGCAGGCCTACGACGCTGGGCGACTACCGCATTTCAGTGAAAGGGATCGATGACGAGGGCGGTTCCGCCGAAGCGTTTTTCACGATACGTGTGGATACGCGCGAAAATGCGAACAAGCCTCCGACCGTCGACGCCAACTTCTCCAACCAGTTGGTGGCGGTGGATAAGCCATTTACCATTACCATTCCAAAGACCGCTTTCACCGACGCCGATGGGCAGATTACGAAAGTGGAGGCCAGCGAACTGCCTTCCTGGCTGAGTTTCTCCAATGGTGTGTTGAGCGGGACGCCCAATAAACTGGGCGATTATCGCATTATCCTCAAAGCCTACGATGATCTGAATGCCTTCGTGGAAACCTATTTTACGATTAAAGTGGTGGAGCCGCAATTCCTGAACGCGCCGCCATTCGCGACCAGCACTTTGCCTGTGAAGTATGCGCAGGTCAATATGCCGTTCAATTACATTCTGCCGACGAATCTTTTTGGCGATCCCGACGGCTACATTTCGTCTGTTACTGTGCAAAACCGCCCTTCGTGGCTCAATTTTGCACTAAACCAGTTTTCAGGAACTCCCTCGGAAGAAGGGGAATACCGCCTGATCATCCGGGCCTACGACAATGCGGGTGCATACGTGGAAATCCCGCTCATTTTGCTGGTGCAGACTCCTGAACTCCGTTTCGAGCTCGTCCAGGCCGGCAGCAAGGTCGACCAGCGCGTGATCAGGAGGCTTTCGGGTGACGACGTGATTCCTTATGATTCCCTTCCGCCGGCGCTCAATATGTACGCCTATGGAAATTTTGAATATGACAAAGTTTCGTTCGACCTGGCCGGACCATATCGCCGAAAAGCGACAACCGCTATTTTCCCATACGCATTGTACGAGGACGCCTCCGGTTTTGCGCCTTATGTGGGTCGGTATACATTGACGGTTACCGCATTTAAAGACGATTCGGCGGTAGTTACCAATTCCATTGAATTCGGCATTTCTGCGGGAGATAAAGCAGATATTACCAAAAACATGGAAGATTGGGCATTTTACCCCAATCCGGCAGAGAGCATCGTCAATATCAAACTTCCCCAATACCAGCCGGGCGACAGTCTTACCTGGGAAATTGTGACGACGGCCGGCAAGCGGATGCCGCTAGCCGGTTCGCAGATCAAGGTGTCGGATAGCCTGGTGAATCTGGACCTGGACGCTCTGGGCCTGTCGTCGGGCACCTATTTTATAAGGATCGAGAATAACGGGGAGTTTGTGAAGCAATTCAGGATTTTTAAGAAATAG
- a CDS encoding sigma-70 family RNA polymerase sigma factor: MKTQIYPDRHVELVERCKLGERKAQYELYKHYSKAMFNICMRILNHLGEAEDALQEAFVDAFTNLHQFRQQSTFGAWLKQIVVNKAINHMRSRKVKWVEIDEFHETLEQSDRNEDSFGLDESDTTLEIERVRNAVQKLPDGYRVVLSLYLFEGYDHEEIGEVLGISETTSRTQYMRAKRKLTEMLVR; the protein is encoded by the coding sequence TTGAAAACACAAATTTACCCCGACCGGCACGTCGAACTGGTAGAGCGTTGTAAACTCGGCGAGCGCAAAGCGCAGTACGAGCTTTATAAACATTACTCGAAAGCCATGTTCAACATCTGCATGCGGATACTGAACCATTTGGGAGAGGCTGAGGATGCTTTACAGGAGGCTTTCGTGGATGCATTCACGAACCTGCACCAGTTCAGGCAGCAGTCGACGTTCGGGGCGTGGTTGAAGCAAATCGTGGTCAATAAGGCGATCAACCACATGCGTAGCAGAAAGGTTAAATGGGTGGAAATCGACGAGTTCCACGAAACATTGGAGCAAAGCGACCGGAATGAGGATTCTTTCGGACTGGATGAAAGCGACACGACGCTCGAAATAGAAAGGGTCCGTAATGCGGTACAAAAATTGCCGGACGGTTACCGGGTGGTGCTGAGCCTGTATTTGTTCGAAGGCTACGATCACGAGGAGATCGGCGAAGTGCTCGGGATCAGCGAAACGACCTCCCGGACGCAGTACATGAGGGCTAAGCGTAAATTGACCGAGATGCTGGTACGGTAA
- the bshC gene encoding bacillithiol biosynthesis cysteine-adding enzyme BshC — MTLHSVDLRTTGQFPALLLDYLDQKPTLESFYSIFPTLENAEKAILNKKGFEPEKRKTLVDVLTRQYHGLPYLPDFSVLLEDNTFTVTTGHQLNIFTGPLYIIYKIVTVIKLAEALKAKYPAYNFVPVYWMATEDHDFEEIATFHLFGQTHKWTGEHKGAVGRLNPKELAGILKQLPDKPLLFAKAYLENNTLADAVRCYMHELFGRYGLVSLDADNADLKRHFLPVIREELKDSVSEKIVTETTSRLNALGYHTPLHAREINFFYLDDNLRERIVREGDVFKVLNTGLEFTEQELLALAEANPERFSPNVILRPLYEEVILPNLAYIGGPSEVPYWMQLKGVFDHFGVPYPMLMPRNFALYMNGHQYKKAQKLKIDYKDLFLDEVALRKTFVERNTEHVLDLSEQKEAFNAIFDQILAKATAVDQTMYGAVKAEQTRLLNSLKHLEKRIIRAEERNHESEIEQLLTLKNKLFPNGVAQERYDNLLNFYINDPQFIQKLYNAFDPLDFRYNVLLEE; from the coding sequence ATGACATTGCATTCCGTGGATCTGCGTACCACAGGCCAGTTTCCTGCATTATTACTCGACTACCTGGATCAGAAACCGACGCTTGAATCTTTTTACAGCATTTTTCCTACGTTGGAGAATGCTGAGAAGGCCATTTTGAACAAAAAGGGTTTCGAGCCCGAAAAGAGAAAAACGCTCGTGGATGTGTTGACCAGGCAATACCACGGCTTGCCTTACCTGCCTGACTTTTCTGTTTTATTGGAAGACAATACCTTTACCGTAACAACCGGCCACCAACTGAACATCTTTACCGGGCCCCTTTATATCATTTATAAGATCGTAACGGTCATTAAGCTGGCCGAAGCCTTAAAAGCGAAGTACCCTGCGTACAATTTTGTACCTGTTTACTGGATGGCGACGGAAGACCACGATTTCGAGGAAATCGCAACCTTCCACCTGTTCGGGCAGACGCATAAATGGACGGGCGAACACAAAGGTGCCGTAGGTAGGCTGAATCCGAAGGAGTTGGCGGGTATTTTGAAGCAATTGCCGGACAAACCGCTGCTTTTTGCCAAGGCCTATCTCGAAAATAACACATTGGCCGACGCCGTGCGATGTTACATGCACGAGCTCTTCGGACGTTACGGACTGGTAAGTCTCGACGCCGATAATGCAGATCTGAAACGGCACTTCCTGCCGGTGATCCGGGAAGAATTGAAGGATTCCGTTTCGGAGAAAATCGTTACAGAAACCACCTCCCGGTTGAATGCGCTTGGCTACCACACGCCCTTGCATGCGCGCGAAATCAATTTCTTTTACCTCGATGACAACCTGCGTGAACGTATCGTGCGTGAAGGCGACGTTTTCAAAGTGCTGAATACCGGGCTGGAATTTACAGAACAGGAGCTATTGGCGCTTGCGGAGGCGAATCCCGAGCGTTTCAGCCCGAATGTAATCCTCCGGCCGTTGTACGAGGAAGTGATTTTGCCAAACCTTGCGTATATAGGTGGGCCGTCAGAAGTGCCCTACTGGATGCAGCTGAAAGGCGTTTTCGACCATTTCGGCGTGCCGTACCCGATGCTTATGCCCCGCAATTTCGCATTATACATGAACGGCCACCAGTATAAGAAAGCACAAAAGCTGAAAATCGATTACAAAGATCTGTTCCTCGACGAAGTCGCATTGCGTAAAACATTCGTCGAACGCAATACGGAACATGTCCTTGACCTGAGTGAGCAAAAAGAGGCATTCAATGCGATTTTCGATCAAATCCTCGCCAAAGCTACCGCAGTGGACCAAACCATGTACGGAGCGGTGAAAGCGGAGCAGACACGCCTATTGAATTCGTTGAAACACCTTGAAAAGCGCATTATTCGTGCCGAAGAGCGTAATCACGAATCGGAAATCGAGCAATTGCTGACCCTCAAAAACAAACTGTTCCCGAACGGAGTCGCCCAGGAACGGTATGATAATTTGCTGAATTTTTATATCAACGATCCCCAGTTCATTCAGAAGCTTTACAATGCCTTCGATCCGCTGGATTTCAGGTACAATGTGCTGCTGGAGGAATAG